The Cupriavidus necator N-1 DNA window CATTGGGGAATCGGCACGGCAATCCGCTGTCAAAAAGAGCCCTTGCCGGGGTTCGGGAATGTCATGTTTTCGTGATATAAAGCCGGACGCTCCGGCCATGTTCTAAAAGCGAAGCATTATGTCAATGACTGTCAGGCAAGCCTCAAGACGCCGCAGCGCAGCACCTCAGACACAATTCGACACGGCCGCGGCACAAGGTTCCCTGCAAACCATGGCCTCCCCGGTGGGCGCTAGCCTGCCCAGCCTGAGCGGAGTTCGCGATGGAGAAAAAGTCGACAGCATGAAGAAGGGTTTTTACACCATCATGGCCGCGCAGTTTTTTTCTTCGCTGGCCGACAACGCCTTACTGATCGCCGCGATCGCCCTTCTCACCGAATTGCATTCCCCGCAGTGGATGACCCCGCTGCTCAAGCTGTTCTTCGTTCTTTCCTACGTCGTCCTCGCCGCCTTCGTCGGCGCCTTTGCCGACTCCATGCCCAAGGGGCGGGTGATGCTCATCACCAACGCCATCAAGGTGGTCGGCTGCGCCATCATGATGTTCGGGCTGCACCCGTTGCTGGCGTATGGCGTGGTGGGATTCGGCGCGGCCGCGTACTCGCCGGCCAAGTACGGCATCCTGACCGAACTGCTGCCGCCAGAGAAACTGGTGATGGCCAATGGCTGGATCGAAGGGCTGACGGTGGGTTCGATCATCCTGGGCACCGTGGTGGGTGGCGCGCTGATCTCGGTGCATATCTCCAGCCTCCTGCTGCGCTTTGACGTCCCCCTCATCAACACCGGCATCGACACCCCGGCCGAAGCCGCGATGGTGGTGATCATGCTGTTCTACGTGGTCGCCTCGATCTTCAACCTGTTTATCCCCGATACCGGCGCCCGCTATCCGGCGCAGGAAAAGAACCCGATCAGGCTGATCGCAGAGTTCGGCGACTGCTTCGTGGCGCTGTGGCGCGACAAGCTGGGCCAGATCTCGCTGGCGGTGACCACGCTGTTCTGGGGCGTGGGCGCCACGCTGCAGTTCATCGTGCTGAAGTGGGCCGAGAAGTCGCTGGGACTGAACCTGTCCCAGGGCGCGCTGCTGCAGGCCGTGGTGGCCGTGGGCGTGGCCGTGGGCGCGATCCTGGCCGCGGCGCGCATCCCGCTGCGCAAATCGCTGTCGGTGCTGCCCTTTGGCGTGGCCATGGGCGCCACCGTGATGATCATGGCGTTCTACACCAAGGATGCGATGCCCCATGTCACGCTGGACGTGCTGGGTATGCATATGCCGCTGTACATGGCCATCGCCTATGTGTTCCTGATGGTGGTGGGCGCCATGTCGGGCTACTTCGTGGTGCCGATGAACGCGCTGCTGCAGCACCGCGGGCACGTGCTGCTGTCGGCCGGCCACTCCATCGCGGTGCAGAACTTCAATGAGAACGTCTCGGTGCTGCTGATGCTGTGCCTGTATGCGCTGCTGATCAAGCTGAACGTGCCGATCGGCGTGGTCATCATCGCGCTGGGCCTGTTTATCTGCGTGACCATGGCGCTGGTGCTCAAGCTGCACAAGTACAACGTTCGCACCTTCAACTCGCTGGCGATGATCGGCGAGGACAAGCACCACTAGGGTCTCTCCCGCGTCCATCTGCCTGCAGCCGGCGCGAGTGGCTCAGGCCGTGTCGCCTGGCGCGGCCTGCTGCCCTGGCCTGGACGGCTCCGCCGCCCGTGCCAGCGCACGCTCTTCCCACCCCGGCGGCACCACGAACCCGCGCGAGAATTCGCGCCACCAGCCCGGCGCCTCTGGCCCGGCCGGCTCCAGTTCACACAACATCACCGGCGATTCGCGCCGCCAGCCGTGATCATGGCGCGGGTCCGCAAAGCGCTGCGCCAGCATCGCATGCAGTGCGCCGACATCTTCCGTGCCGGCTTCGGGCACCAGCGCGCCCGATAACCACCCGGTACGCGGCAGGCGGCACCAGCGCAAGCCAGGCCGCGCGGCTGCGCGGGCGGCCCAGCCGTCGAGCGTGGACCACCAGCCGTGCAGATGGTCTGGCGCGATGCCCAGCGCATCCAGCCCCGGCGGCACCCGGCCATCGCGATAGAACAGCCACCCCAGCAGGTAGACCTCGCTGCGGTCCACCGTATGTCCCAGCAGGGCCTGTGCCTCCGCGGTGCAGCCCAGCGGGAGCTGGCGGTGCACGATGTGGCCCAGCTTGTCGCCAAGGCGGTCGACCAGGTTCGGGCCGACGAAATCCTGCGCCCGCGGCACCTGGCTGACGCCAGGCGCCATCAGGTAGAACTTGGCCGCCATCTCCCAGTGGACCACCGCGCCCGACGCCTGCTCGCGCCAGATAAAGTCCAGCTCGCCCAGCGTGCGGATACCCTGTCGCCCTGCGCGCCGCACCGGCACGTTGGCAGCCAGCAGCGACAGCCCCTGCATATGGCGCAGCGCGAAATGCAGCAGCCGCTCGGCATGGCGGCCCAGCCGCAGGCTGCGGCTGGCGGGGTCCTGGTCGGGATCGTCGGCGGAGGGGGCGGCGTGGCCGTCGGCCAGTTCGTCGATGGTGGCGGGCAGCGTGGCGGGGTCCGCGGCTTCCAGCCAGTGCTGCCAGGCGGCCAGTGTGCCGGCAGGCCAGCGTGCCGGGGCCGCGCCTGGCACCGCCGCCAGCAACGGCGGCGAGAGCGTGGTCCAGGCCAGGTCGCGCGTGCGCGCCGACGCGGCGCGGCGCCACAGCGGCGGGCCCGACGGCCTGTTGCCGTCGCCGCCGCGGGTCAGGGAGAGATCAGGCCCCAGTTCCCGCACGGTCATGAACCTCCCTGGCCAGGCACAGGTCTTCCCAGGCGCGCGCCTTGTCGGTCAGGGTGCGCAGCAGGTAAGCCGGATGGTAGGTCACCACCACGGGGATGCCTTCATAGCTATGTACGGTGCCGCGCAGCTTGCCGATCGGCGTGGTGGTGCGCAGCAGCGACTGCGCCGCAAAGCGGCCCAGCACGACGATCACCCTGGGCTTCACCAGCGCGATCTGGCGGCGCAGGAACGGCTCGCACTGCGCCACCTCTTCGGGCTCCGGGTTGCGGTTGCCGGGCGGGCGGCACTTGAGCACGTTGGCGATAAACACATTGCGCCCGCGCGCCAGCCCGAGCGAGCCGAGCATATTGTCGAGCAGCTTGCCGGCCTGGCCGACGAAGGGCTCGCCCTGCAGGTCTTCGTTCTCGCCGGGGGCTTCGCCCACCAGCATCCATTCGGCCTGGCGGTCGCCCACCCCGAATACGGTATTGGTGCGGTTCTGGCACAGGCCGCAGGCGGTGCAGCTTGCCACGGCGGCGTCCAGCGCCGGCCATTCCATGCTGGCGATGGCAGCTTCGCGCCCCGCTTGCGCCGAGCCGGGTTCCGGACCGGCGGGGACCAGGGCAGGCGCAACCGGTGTCCGGGAGACAGGCGGCGCCACCGGCGCCGGCACCGGCATGGCGGGTTCCGCAACCACTGCGGCAAACTCGGCCACAGGCGCCTCGGCAACAGCCATCGCTGCCTGCGCCACGGCCGCCTCCGGCGCGGCGTCTGCCTGCGCATCCGCGCGCTCGCGCGGCACCCATTCGGTCGGGATGCCCAGGACTTCCAGGAACTGTGCGCGGCGGCTCATGCCCTGCCCTCCGTGCCTTCATTGGCGGCGGCCTCCGCCGGCCAGTTGCGGCGCAGCACCAGCGCGTCCTCGCGCTTGCTGCCCAGGGCCGGGTAATAGCCCTTGCGGCGCCCGATCTCGGCAAACCCCGCCGCCTGGTACAGCGCGATCGCCCCGGTATTGGACGGCCGCACTTCCAGCAGCATGGTATGGATGCGGTGCGCGTGCGCGGTGGCCAGCACCACCGCCAGCATCAGCCGCCCCAGCCCCTGGCGCTGGCGCTGCGGCTCGACGGTGATATTGAGCAGGTGCATTTCATCGACCACCGGCATCAGCACGGCGTAGGCCACCAGCGTGCCCACCGGGTCGCGCAGCGTCAGGCCGAGATGCCCGGACTTGACCGAGTTCTCGAAATTGCCGCGGGTCCACGGATGGCTGTAGGCACGCGCCTCGATACCTGCCACGGCCTCCAGGTCGAGCGCGCTCATGCGGCCCAGCGCCCAGCCGACCGGCAGCGCCGGCATGGCGGGCACGGCCGGCCAGTCGTTGCGGTGATCGAGCGGATAGGCTGCACTCACGATGCGCTCCCGGCCTGGGCCGCGGCACGGGCGGCAGCGACGGCTTCGCGTTCGGCGATGGTCTGGGCGACCTTGTCGCGCAGGTAGATCGGCACGGCCTGGTCAGCGTCGATGGCCTCGCCGCGCGCCAGTGCGCGCAGTGCAATCGCGACCATCGGCTGCGCATGGGGCATCGCCTCCGGCAGCACGCGCGCGGCGCGCGCCAGGCCCGCCAGCCGCTCGCCGAAGACGGTGGCTGCGTTGCCGGCCAGCCAGAATTCGCCGTCGGGCAGCGGCACGGTTTCCGGCGCGCTGACCTGCATCGGCGTAACTTCCGCCCATTCCCGCGCGCTGGCATGCCAGCGGAAAGCAGCGGAATAGGCTTCATCCATGCGCGCGTCCAGCGCCACCAGCACCGCGGTATCGTCCGGCAGCGCCGGGGTGGCGGCCCGCGCGCGCTCGGCGCAGGTCATCAGGGTATTGACCGGAACCACCGGCAGCCCGGCGCCGAAGGCCAGCCCCTGTGCCACGCCGCAGGCGGTGCGCAGGCCGGTGAACGAGCCCGGGCCGGCGCCAAAGGCAATCGCAGCACAGTCCGCCAGCGCGATGCCGGCTTCGGCCAGCAGTTCGCCGGCAGCCGGCAGCACGCGTGCCGACGAGCGTGCGCCAGTGTGCTCATGGCGCACCAGGCACTCGACTCCGGCACCCGGCACCGCACGTCCGAGCGCGACCGAGCACCACTCTGTAGAAGTTTCAACAGCAAGAATCCAGGACATGGCGCGATTGTATCCGGTGACGCCCGGAATCGAGGGCTTCTTCGGTTTTATACGGACGGCGCGGCGGCGCCGGGCGGCTATCATCGGCCTGCACTTTCGCAATCCAGACAGCACCTACGGAGGAACCCCATGAGCGACCTGCAGGCACGCTTCGACCAGGCCCAGATCGACGTCAAGCAACTGAGCGAGCGCCCCAGCAACATGTCCCTGCTGCGCCTGTACGCGCTGTTCAAGCAAGGCAGCGAAGGCGATGCCCACGGCGACAAGCCCGGCATGACCGACTTTGTCGGCCGCTACAAGTTTGAAGCCTGGGAAGCCCTGCGCGGCACCGCGCGCGAACAGGCGATGGAGCAGTACATCGCGCTGGTGGGAGAACTGCGCAGCGGCGCAGCCAGCTAAGCCGGCGCAGCCAGGCCCGGCGGCTTCAGGCCGCCGGCACCGGCCGCGGCCGGATCCGCCACGCCGCGAACATCGCGCTGGCGATCACCACGCCCACCGCCAGGAAGGTTTCATCGAAGGCCCGGATGCGCGCCGCCTGCACGGCGGCGTCGCCGGCCTGGCCCAGCACCGCGCCGTGCTCCGCCAGCCGCCATTGCAGCCCCACGCCGGCCAGGCTCACGCCGATAGCGCCGCCCAGCTGGCGCAGGAAGTTGATGCAGCTCGAGCCCTGCGCGATCAGCGTGAAGTCCACCCCCCGCATTGCCCCCAGCGTCAGCGACGGCAGGATGCAGCCCAGCCCGATCCGCCCCAGCACCGCCAGTGCCACCAGCACCAGATAAGGCGTGGCGCGCGAGCCCAGCGCCATCAGCAGGAACGACAGCGACAGCAGCGCCAGCCCGAACGACACCTGGACATGCGGCGCGATCTTGTGGGTGAAGCGCCCCGATACGGCAATCGTCAGCGCCAGCACCACGCCCGCCGGGAACAGCACCAGGCCCGCGCGCGACGGCGTGTATTCCAGCGCCATCTGCATATAGATCGGCAGCAGGTAGGTCGAGCCGAACAGCCCCGCGCCGTAGATAAAGGCCACCACCGCCCCGGCCGCGAACTGCCGGTAGCTGTAGAGCCGCAGGTTCATCAGCGGATGCGCCGCGCGCAGCTGCCATAGCACGAACGCCGCCAGCATCAGCACGCCGAAGCCCGACAGCGCCAGGCCTGCGGGCACGCTGTCGCGCATCTCGACCACGCCGTTGAGCAGGCTGACCGTGGCAATGCCGGCCAGGCCCAGCCCGCGCCAGTCCAGCGGCTGGCGCTCGCCCATCATGATCGAGTCCACCGCCATGAAGCGCCGCGCCATCAGCACGCCAATCAGCGTCAGCGGCACCACCACGAAGAAGATCGAGCGCCAGCCGAAGGCCTCGACCAGGAAACCACCCAGGCTGGGCCCCAGCGCCGGCGCCAGCACCACGCCAAAGCCGAACATGCTGATCGCCTTGCCCTGCTCACGCTCTTCGAAGACGCGCAGGATCAGGATATTGGGCAGCGGCTGCATGATGCCCGCGGCGATGCCTTCGGCCACGCGCATCGCGATCATCACGCCGTAGGTCGGTGAAAAGCCGCCGAAGAACCCGCCCGCGCCCAGCAGCAGCGAGGCCCCCAGGAAGGTGCGGCGCAGCCCGTAGCGATTCAGCAGCCAGGGCGTCAGCAGCATCGACAGCGTCATCGCGATCATGAAGCTGGCCGCCACCCATTGCGCGCGCTCCTGCCCCAGCACGAAGTGCCGGCTCAGGTCCGGAATCGCTACGTTGATGATGGTGGACGAGACGATCGACGAGATCGTGCCCAGCATCAGCGTCACCAGCACCAGCCAGCGCAGCCGCTCGCCGTAGCGCTCACGCAGCGCCAGCCGGGTCGGCAGACCCGGCCGCTGGCCGGAACCCTCCGGCGTGGCGGAGCCCTCGCTCACCCCAGCCGTCCGGTGTCAGCGATCTCGCGGATCTTGCGCACGGTGTCGATATCGGCCTCGTGGTAGGCGGATTTGACGATCTCGGCGTAGCGGTCATCGCCGCTGGCGTCGACCGCCGGCATGGTGGTGTTGTAGACAAAGCGCAGCAGCAGCGCGCCCGGGCCCGGGGTCTCGATCGCCATGGTCAGCGTGCCGCCGGCATGCTCGGCCGTAGCCGCGGTTTCATAGCGCACCTGCCGGCGCGGCTCGAACACCACATGATCCTGGATCGACGCCTCGCCAAAATGCAGCACGCGATCGATCCAGTTGTCGCCGCGGCCGACTACCTCGGCGCGGTCCAGCCCCAGCACGAAGAGTTCGGGCGACTCGGCGCGCAGCACCAGCCCTTGCCACAGCTGGTCAGGCGTCAGCGGATCCAGTTGAGGATTGCCCGGATCGTTGATCTCAACCAAGTGCTCGAAACGCAACTTCATTCTCCCTGTCTGCAATGATTCGATATTATGAAGTCTCCGCGTGTTCGGGAGACCTTTTTGTCTGCGCGGTGCAACATGGCTTGACACGAGCCATTGCCCTTTATCGACCAATATCCACGCCAACTGGAGTCCCGCATGAGCGCTGCGCCGCTGGCCGAAACCGATCCCCTGCAGATCCTTGTCTACGCCGACTCGCTGTCATGGGGCATCGTGCCCGGCACGCGCCGGCGCCTGCCGTTCCCGGTGCGCTGGCCCGGCCGGCTGGAGCTGGGCTTGAACGCCGAAGGCGGCGCCCCGGTGCGCATCATCGAAGACTGCCTGAACGGCCGCCGCACGGTCTGGGACGATCCCTTCAAACCCGGCCGCAACGGCCTGCAGGGGCTGGCGCAGCGCATTGAAATCCACTCGCCGCTGGCACTGGTGGTCCTGATGCTGGGCAACAACGATTTCCAGTCGATGCACCCGCACAACGCCTGGCACGCCGCCCAGGGCATCGCCACTCTGGTGCAGGCCATCCGTAGCGCGCCGATCGAGCCTGGCATGCCGGTGCCGCCGGTGCTGGTCGTCACCCCACCCCCGATCCGCACCCCGCGCGGCCCGCTGGCGCCCAAGTTTGCCGGCGGCGAGCATAAGTGGACGGGCCTGCCGCAAGCCGTGGCCGAGGTCTGCACGCAATTGGGCTGTCCGCTGTTCGACGCCGGCACCGTGATCCAGAGCAGCGAGGTCGACGGCGTGCACCTGGATGCCGACGCGCACCTCGCACTCGGCGACGCGCTGCGCCCGGTCGTGCGGCAGATGCTGCGCGCCTAGCGCGCAGTTCCTGACACCTGCCTGCGGCCGGCTGAAACATCACTCCTGACAGCAGGTGTCAGGAGACCCGGCGCACAATGCGGCCGCTCTCACACGGAACGCCGCCAGGAGGCTGTCA harbors:
- the lplT gene encoding lysophospholipid transporter LplT; this encodes MKKGFYTIMAAQFFSSLADNALLIAAIALLTELHSPQWMTPLLKLFFVLSYVVLAAFVGAFADSMPKGRVMLITNAIKVVGCAIMMFGLHPLLAYGVVGFGAAAYSPAKYGILTELLPPEKLVMANGWIEGLTVGSIILGTVVGGALISVHISSLLLRFDVPLINTGIDTPAEAAMVVIMLFYVVASIFNLFIPDTGARYPAQEKNPIRLIAEFGDCFVALWRDKLGQISLAVTTLFWGVGATLQFIVLKWAEKSLGLNLSQGALLQAVVAVGVAVGAILAAARIPLRKSLSVLPFGVAMGATVMIMAFYTKDAMPHVTLDVLGMHMPLYMAIAYVFLMVVGAMSGYFVVPMNALLQHRGHVLLSAGHSIAVQNFNENVSVLLMLCLYALLIKLNVPIGVVIIALGLFICVTMALVLKLHKYNVRTFNSLAMIGEDKHH
- a CDS encoding DUF1853 family protein → MTVRELGPDLSLTRGGDGNRPSGPPLWRRAASARTRDLAWTTLSPPLLAAVPGAAPARWPAGTLAAWQHWLEAADPATLPATIDELADGHAAPSADDPDQDPASRSLRLGRHAERLLHFALRHMQGLSLLAANVPVRRAGRQGIRTLGELDFIWREQASGAVVHWEMAAKFYLMAPGVSQVPRAQDFVGPNLVDRLGDKLGHIVHRQLPLGCTAEAQALLGHTVDRSEVYLLGWLFYRDGRVPPGLDALGIAPDHLHGWWSTLDGWAARAAARPGLRWCRLPRTGWLSGALVPEAGTEDVGALHAMLAQRFADPRHDHGWRRESPVMLCELEPAGPEAPGWWREFSRGFVVPPGWEERALARAAEPSRPGQQAAPGDTA
- a CDS encoding uracil-DNA glycosylase gives rise to the protein MSRRAQFLEVLGIPTEWVPRERADAQADAAPEAAVAQAAMAVAEAPVAEFAAVVAEPAMPVPAPVAPPVSRTPVAPALVPAGPEPGSAQAGREAAIASMEWPALDAAVASCTACGLCQNRTNTVFGVGDRQAEWMLVGEAPGENEDLQGEPFVGQAGKLLDNMLGSLGLARGRNVFIANVLKCRPPGNRNPEPEEVAQCEPFLRRQIALVKPRVIVVLGRFAAQSLLRTTTPIGKLRGTVHSYEGIPVVVTYHPAYLLRTLTDKARAWEDLCLAREVHDRAGTGA
- the rimI gene encoding ribosomal protein S18-alanine N-acetyltransferase, with the translated sequence MSAAYPLDHRNDWPAVPAMPALPVGWALGRMSALDLEAVAGIEARAYSHPWTRGNFENSVKSGHLGLTLRDPVGTLVAYAVLMPVVDEMHLLNITVEPQRQRQGLGRLMLAVVLATAHAHRIHTMLLEVRPSNTGAIALYQAAGFAEIGRRKGYYPALGSKREDALVLRRNWPAEAAANEGTEGRA
- the tsaB gene encoding tRNA (adenosine(37)-N6)-threonylcarbamoyltransferase complex dimerization subunit type 1 TsaB, with translation MSWILAVETSTEWCSVALGRAVPGAGVECLVRHEHTGARSSARVLPAAGELLAEAGIALADCAAIAFGAGPGSFTGLRTACGVAQGLAFGAGLPVVPVNTLMTCAERARAATPALPDDTAVLVALDARMDEAYSAAFRWHASAREWAEVTPMQVSAPETVPLPDGEFWLAGNAATVFGERLAGLARAARVLPEAMPHAQPMVAIALRALARGEAIDADQAVPIYLRDKVAQTIAEREAVAAARAAAQAGSAS
- a CDS encoding acyl-CoA-binding protein produces the protein MSDLQARFDQAQIDVKQLSERPSNMSLLRLYALFKQGSEGDAHGDKPGMTDFVGRYKFEAWEALRGTAREQAMEQYIALVGELRSGAAS
- a CDS encoding DHA2 family efflux MFS transporter permease subunit: MSEGSATPEGSGQRPGLPTRLALRERYGERLRWLVLVTLMLGTISSIVSSTIINVAIPDLSRHFVLGQERAQWVAASFMIAMTLSMLLTPWLLNRYGLRRTFLGASLLLGAGGFFGGFSPTYGVMIAMRVAEGIAAGIMQPLPNILILRVFEEREQGKAISMFGFGVVLAPALGPSLGGFLVEAFGWRSIFFVVVPLTLIGVLMARRFMAVDSIMMGERQPLDWRGLGLAGIATVSLLNGVVEMRDSVPAGLALSGFGVLMLAAFVLWQLRAAHPLMNLRLYSYRQFAAGAVVAFIYGAGLFGSTYLLPIYMQMALEYTPSRAGLVLFPAGVVLALTIAVSGRFTHKIAPHVQVSFGLALLSLSFLLMALGSRATPYLVLVALAVLGRIGLGCILPSLTLGAMRGVDFTLIAQGSSCINFLRQLGGAIGVSLAGVGLQWRLAEHGAVLGQAGDAAVQAARIRAFDETFLAVGVVIASAMFAAWRIRPRPVPAA
- a CDS encoding SRPBCC family protein, producing the protein MKLRFEHLVEINDPGNPQLDPLTPDQLWQGLVLRAESPELFVLGLDRAEVVGRGDNWIDRVLHFGEASIQDHVVFEPRRQVRYETAATAEHAGGTLTMAIETPGPGALLLRFVYNTTMPAVDASGDDRYAEIVKSAYHEADIDTVRKIREIADTGRLG
- a CDS encoding SGNH/GDSL hydrolase family protein; translated protein: MSAAPLAETDPLQILVYADSLSWGIVPGTRRRLPFPVRWPGRLELGLNAEGGAPVRIIEDCLNGRRTVWDDPFKPGRNGLQGLAQRIEIHSPLALVVLMLGNNDFQSMHPHNAWHAAQGIATLVQAIRSAPIEPGMPVPPVLVVTPPPIRTPRGPLAPKFAGGEHKWTGLPQAVAEVCTQLGCPLFDAGTVIQSSEVDGVHLDADAHLALGDALRPVVRQMLRA